The Bacillus carboniphilus genome contains a region encoding:
- a CDS encoding aminoglycoside phosphotransferase family protein, which produces MDKLQHLINTFHLNVLTIDDVPESYSSTVYKIKLIDHRSVYLKIPYSKIKFERELAALKRFQHELPVPQVVDYFEGDEDFTGAILLAELNGKPLSEAVDKSLAYDIGVYHAKLHNIVPTEKDLNGPIPTIFHQWTDFLHDHFYSFAKDVIEVIDPDLYDQSVVFFESHLRSLPQPDGPSFIHNDFRPANIIIGENKVSGIIDFESVKIGSTEIDFTKMNRDIFMKYPGTKEAYQLGYESIRPIINLEDVLPFYRFLDAFSSIGWCKKRGIEKHRKFSQENLKILRSLLQ; this is translated from the coding sequence ATGGATAAACTACAACATTTAATCAATACATTTCACTTGAACGTCTTAACCATTGACGACGTTCCTGAGTCTTATAGCTCAACTGTTTATAAAATAAAGCTAATCGATCATCGATCGGTTTATTTGAAGATCCCTTATTCCAAAATAAAATTCGAACGTGAGTTGGCGGCTTTAAAACGATTCCAGCATGAGTTACCTGTTCCACAAGTAGTAGACTATTTTGAGGGAGACGAAGATTTTACAGGTGCCATTTTATTAGCTGAACTAAATGGAAAACCGTTATCCGAAGCTGTAGATAAATCGTTAGCTTATGATATAGGTGTTTATCATGCCAAACTACACAATATTGTTCCAACTGAAAAGGATCTAAATGGTCCCATACCCACTATTTTTCATCAATGGACTGACTTTCTGCACGACCATTTTTATTCATTTGCGAAAGATGTTATAGAAGTCATCGACCCTGATCTATATGATCAATCAGTTGTTTTTTTTGAGAGTCATTTAAGATCACTCCCACAGCCAGATGGACCTAGCTTCATTCATAATGATTTTAGGCCAGCTAATATTATCATTGGTGAAAACAAAGTGTCAGGTATTATTGATTTTGAAAGTGTGAAAATTGGTTCTACAGAAATAGACTTCACCAAAATGAATCGGGATATCTTTATGAAATATCCTGGGACGAAAGAAGCATATCAACTAGGCTATGAATCTATTCGCCCCATTATCAACTTAGAGGATGTTTTGCCGTTTTATCGCTTTTTAGACGCGTTTAGTTCAATTGGCTGGTGTAAGAAGAGAGGAATCGAAAAGCACCGAAAATTTTCACAAGAAAATTTAAAGATCCTAAGAAGCTTATTACAATAG
- a CDS encoding MFS transporter has translation MLWITLLLFLVSSIIMAFLNDTAEPLSQTENRKKPLKVIKEGWKLIWDNPIIKRLHVLIIFEAIASVVWIAAILYVYVSEVLQKSESWWGYINTTFFFGLLVGGFIVSKLVHLVETHMRSLLIGSSFCVGLLTLFFGLNSIAILALVLSVLVGVVEQVKSITMNTYIQKEADAIDLPKIYGLQGALFSFLFGFSSLLFGCITEFTNVQLSFILAGTLLTASAIYLLFNRKAFPKTY, from the coding sequence GTGTTATGGATCACGTTATTATTATTTCTTGTCTCCTCCATTATTATGGCTTTTCTCAACGATACCGCCGAGCCTTTATCACAGACTGAGAATCGTAAAAAGCCATTAAAAGTGATAAAAGAGGGTTGGAAGTTAATCTGGGATAACCCGATAATCAAAAGGTTACATGTTTTAATCATATTTGAAGCAATTGCAAGCGTCGTTTGGATTGCAGCCATTTTATATGTTTACGTTTCTGAGGTGTTACAAAAATCAGAATCTTGGTGGGGATATATCAATACGACCTTTTTCTTTGGTTTGCTTGTGGGTGGCTTTATCGTTTCAAAGTTGGTTCATCTTGTTGAAACTCATATGAGAAGCCTGTTAATTGGTTCCTCTTTCTGTGTTGGCTTATTAACACTTTTCTTTGGTTTGAATTCTATAGCTATTTTAGCACTTGTCCTTTCCGTATTAGTAGGTGTGGTAGAACAAGTAAAATCTATCACGATGAACACCTATATACAAAAGGAAGCAGATGCTATCGATTTACCTAAAATCTATGGATTACAAGGAGCCTTATTTTCTTTTCTGTTTGGTTTTTCTTCCTTATTATTTGGATGCATTACAGAGTTTACAAATGTTCAACTATCATTCATTTTAGCAGGTACACTATTGACCGCATCCGCAATTTACTTGTTATTTAATAGAAAAGCTTTTCCAAAGACTTATTAA
- a CDS encoding MFS transporter, protein MLSLPAGVWVEKRSKKKIALTAELVRTITMTLLVFVILFDEFNILIICSILFISGMAGLFFKISLNSITPQIAGRDRLIEAHNYLEGADAVSTLVGPLLAGLMLSTIGAAATLGIDALTFLLSFLSICALRFIEKEPINQAELKEKSSLKEGLAGINLLFSTKIHRFISFNHTVLNFTTHAVVLLVVITAKQHLQLSPTQTGILLSGAGIWRSIHHDCRWTTSVMDHVIIISCLLHYYGFSQRYRRAFITD, encoded by the coding sequence TTGCTCTCTTTACCAGCTGGAGTTTGGGTAGAAAAGAGATCAAAGAAAAAAATTGCCTTAACTGCAGAATTAGTCCGAACGATTACAATGACTTTACTTGTATTCGTCATCCTTTTTGATGAATTTAACATCCTAATCATTTGTTCTATTCTTTTTATATCTGGGATGGCTGGGTTGTTTTTTAAGATATCATTGAACTCTATTACTCCTCAAATTGCAGGTAGAGATCGTTTAATAGAAGCTCATAACTATTTAGAAGGGGCAGATGCTGTTAGTACGTTAGTCGGTCCTTTATTAGCTGGTTTGATGCTGTCCACCATCGGTGCGGCAGCAACGTTAGGAATTGATGCTTTGACATTTTTACTATCCTTTTTAAGTATATGTGCACTACGTTTTATTGAAAAAGAACCTATAAATCAAGCAGAACTAAAAGAAAAATCTTCTTTAAAGGAAGGACTAGCTGGCATAAATTTATTATTTTCAACTAAAATTCATAGGTTTATTTCCTTTAATCACACGGTTTTGAATTTCACAACTCATGCCGTTGTCTTGCTTGTTGTAATTACGGCAAAACAGCACTTACAACTGTCTCCCACTCAAACGGGAATTCTTCTTTCTGGAGCAGGGATTTGGAGGAGTATTCATCACGATTGTCGGTGGACAACAAGTGTTATGGATCACGTTATTATTATTTCTTGTCTCCTCCATTATTATGGCTTTTCTCAACGATACCGCCGAGCCTTTATCACAGACTGA
- a CDS encoding sensor histidine kinase, translated as MTIRKRFMLQFFIQLLIIFVSLLLLVVIFLLVIGFNQFKNEAGGDLSQADEIYFSQNIIVQDNEVFFDDELKELVQQQKGYLLLLTLEGKQIGSLNAPSNVQKHFSKRELTALLLGDHSLSESYSYWKLDDVSNEPVIVLYRKPNIQSTILHEIKISINWEKGNLNLSESLVQKIKNNNGWVLLIDANGKVLSQYGDLEYSWSKLHDISENNLHDFYFNNKTNQTVIVGVPKQTDEVEDLIGYKLLLLLFVVILTLFLCIFWYTHKFAVPVITIMNWIENIGNGVYERPTDLQKKGKIKRKYRLYQDLIETLSSLMKTLKQTKKQRERMNQTREEWISGLSHDLKTPLSSISGYAQMLESNKYTWTNKEVKEFAKVISKKTSFMMELLEDLTLTFRLKNDALPIVKETSEMNELLRQSLIFFINNPANSHVQFEFQPYYEDIYASIDQKWFRRVMDNLITNAIKYNPIGTTITVSISRIEKHLLVIKVNDNGIGMDEETVNNLFQRYYRGTHTTEMTSGSGLGMAIAKQLILLHNGAINVKSGLTKGTSIRILIPIN; from the coding sequence GTGACGATACGTAAACGTTTTATGCTCCAATTTTTTATCCAACTGCTCATTATATTTGTCTCGCTGTTATTATTAGTTGTGATCTTTTTATTGGTCATTGGATTTAATCAATTTAAAAATGAAGCAGGTGGAGATCTCTCTCAAGCTGATGAAATTTACTTTTCGCAAAACATAATAGTGCAAGATAACGAAGTCTTTTTCGATGATGAACTGAAAGAATTAGTCCAACAACAGAAAGGGTACCTTCTTCTTTTAACATTAGAAGGAAAACAAATTGGCTCTTTGAATGCTCCATCAAACGTACAAAAACACTTCTCAAAAAGAGAACTGACTGCATTACTGCTAGGAGATCATTCTTTATCCGAAAGTTATTCTTATTGGAAATTGGATGATGTGTCAAACGAACCAGTCATTGTCTTATACCGAAAACCTAACATTCAATCCACCATCTTACATGAGATTAAAATCTCAATTAATTGGGAAAAAGGGAATCTGAATCTATCAGAATCCCTCGTTCAGAAAATAAAAAATAACAACGGATGGGTGCTTCTCATTGATGCAAATGGAAAGGTTTTGAGTCAGTATGGTGATTTGGAATATTCATGGAGTAAACTCCATGATATATCTGAAAATAATCTTCATGATTTCTACTTTAACAACAAAACAAACCAAACCGTTATTGTAGGGGTACCCAAACAGACAGATGAAGTAGAAGATTTAATTGGTTATAAGTTGTTACTCCTTCTTTTCGTGGTTATTCTGACCTTATTTTTATGTATTTTTTGGTATACTCACAAATTTGCCGTTCCTGTTATAACCATCATGAATTGGATTGAAAACATTGGTAATGGGGTGTATGAACGACCTACTGATTTGCAAAAGAAAGGAAAAATAAAGAGAAAATATCGATTATATCAAGATTTAATTGAAACCCTCTCCTCGTTAATGAAGACCCTGAAACAAACAAAGAAACAAAGGGAAAGGATGAATCAAACAAGAGAAGAATGGATTAGTGGTCTTTCACACGATTTAAAAACGCCACTTTCCTCTATATCTGGTTATGCACAAATGCTAGAATCAAATAAATACACTTGGACAAATAAAGAAGTAAAAGAATTTGCAAAAGTGATTTCAAAAAAGACAAGCTTTATGATGGAGCTATTAGAGGATTTAACATTAACATTTAGACTAAAAAATGACGCCCTACCAATTGTAAAAGAAACATCTGAAATGAATGAACTTCTTCGACAGTCGTTGATTTTCTTTATCAACAATCCTGCTAATAGCCATGTCCAATTCGAATTTCAGCCTTATTATGAAGATATTTATGCATCAATAGATCAGAAATGGTTTCGAAGAGTGATGGATAACTTGATTACAAATGCTATTAAGTACAATCCTATTGGCACAACTATAACCGTTTCCATATCTCGTATCGAGAAACATCTCCTTGTCATTAAAGTAAATGATAACGGCATCGGAATGGATGAAGAAACCGTAAACAATCTCTTTCAGCGATATTACCGAGGGACTCATACAACAGAGATGACGAGTGGAAGTGGACTTGGGATGGCTATTGCAAAACAATTAATTCTCCTCCATAACGGTGCCATTAATGTCAAAAGTGGGCTAACCAAAGGAACGAGCATACGAATTCTAATTCCAATAAATTAA